In the Setaria italica strain Yugu1 chromosome VI, Setaria_italica_v2.0, whole genome shotgun sequence genome, one interval contains:
- the LOC101755452 gene encoding cysteine-rich and transmembrane domain-containing protein WIH1 gives MSYQAEAGYPPPGQQAYGAPPPPAYVAPPPAYPPTQDAGAYGQQQQQQHETTSRGGDGFWKGCCAAICCCCVLDMCF, from the exons ATGAGCTACCAAGCAGAAGCAGGCTACCCGCCCCCGGGCCAGCAGGCTTAcggcgcgcccccgccgccagcctacgtcgcgccgccgccggcgtaccCGCCGACCCAGGACGCCGGCGCGtacggccagcagcagcagcagcagcatgagaccaccagccgcggcggcgacggcttcTGGAAAGGATG CTGCGCcgccatctgctgctgctgcgtccTCGACATGTGCTTCTGA
- the LOC101755866 gene encoding 2'-deoxymugineic-acid 2'-dioxygenase: MENMLHLAPCRASVPDCFIVPPEQLPPAASVAAVSLPVVDLSGSHDEVCRAILDAGKEFGFFQVVNHGVSEQVMRDMEAVCDEFFELPAEDKAHLYSEDRQKPNRLFSGTTYETGGQKYWMDCLRLAFTFPVGDSTSEWPENPERLREIFEKFGVLTRGVGMELLQLLCEAMGLRPDHFDGGLSSGDAILSVNHYPQCPNPSMTLGLPPHCDRNLITLVHTGPVHGLEVLYNGDWIKVEPMPNAFVVNFGLQLEVVTNGILKSVEHRVMTNSMLARTSRAVFIQPKEDCLVGPADEFLSEDNPPSYRTVTFGDFRRTHSIVKLKSSLNLTTNLKNIQMKDI, encoded by the exons ATGGAGAACATGCTCCACCTAGCACCGTGCCGCGCATCGGTCCCGGACTGCTTCATCGTGCCGCCCGAGCAgctcccgccggccgcctccgtcgccgctgtgTCCCTGCCCGTCGTCGACCTATCTGGCAGCCACGACGAGGTTTGCCGAGCCATTCTCGACGCTGGCAAGGAGTTCGGCTTCTTCCAG GTGGTGAACCACGGAGTGTCCGAGCAGGTGATGCGGGACATGGAGGCGGTGTGCGATGAGTTCTTCGAGTTGCCGGCGGAAGATAAGGCGCATCTGTACTCGGAGGACAGGCAGAAACCCAACCGGCTCTTCTCCGGCACCACCTACGAGACAGGCGGCCAGAAGTATTGGATGGACTGTCTCCGCCTTGCCTTCACCTTCCCCGTCGGCGACAGCACGAGCGAATGGCCTGAAAATCCTGAAAGGCTTCG GGAGATTTTCGAGAAGTTTGGCGTTCTGACAAGGGGTGTGGGGATGGagttgctgcagctgctgtgcGAGGCCATGGGGCTCCGGCCTGACCACTTCGACGGTGGCCTCAGCAGCGGCGATGCGATCCTAAGTGTCAACCACTACCCACAATGCCCGAACCCAAGCATGACTCTTGGTCTGCCTCCGCACTGTGATCGGAACCTCATCACCCTAGTCCACACTGGTCCCGTACATGGCCTTGAGGTTCTCTACAATGGCGACTGGATCAAGGTCGAGCCCATGCCCAACGCCTTCGTCGTCAACTTCGGCCTCCAACTCGAG GTTGTGACCAATGGGATCTTGAAGAGCGTAGAGCACCGTGTGATGACCAACTCGATGCTGGCACGGACGTCGAGGGCGGTGTTCATACAGCCTAAGGAGGACTGTCTCGTCGGCCCTGCGGACGAGTTCCTTAGCGAGGACAACCCTCCATCCTACCGCACCGTAACGTTCGGCGACTTCAGGCGCACGCATAGCATTGTGAAACTGAAGTCATCTCTCAATCTCACAACTAATCTCAAGAACATCCAGATGAAGGATATATGA
- the LOC101772751 gene encoding uncharacterized protein LOC101772751 — translation MSSHFLLIVLVASILHVAYATAAATSANLTADAAATAYDILEKNNLPRGLLPKGVQSYNLSPDGKFEVTLPGECDFPVTFGGQDFKFRFASTVGGVIQAGSIHEVYGVRVQIKFGWLGLRQVDRAGDQLTLQVEQFTQTFPTSTFAVSPSCS, via the coding sequence ATGTCCAGTCACTTTCTCCTTATTGTCCTCGTGGCTTCCATCCTTCATGTGGCATATGCTACAGCAGCAGCAACTTCGGCGAACTTGACAGCAGATGCGGCTGCGACGGCGTACGACATTCTAGAGAAGAACAACTTACCGCGTGGCCTTCTCCCAAAGGGTGTGCAGTCATACAATCTCAGCCCAGACGGTAAATTTGAGGTAACCCTTCCTGGCGAGTGCGACTTCCCCGTCACCTTCGGTGGCCAAGATTTCAAGTTTCGTTTTGCAAGCACAGTCGGCGGCGTCATCCAAGCTGGATCCATCCATGAGGTGTATGGCGTGAGGGTGCAGATCAAGTTTGGGTGGCTTGGGTTAAGACAAGTCGATCGTGCTGGTGACCAGCTGACGCTCCAGGTGGAGCAGTTCACGCAAACATTTCCAACTAGCACCTTTGCCGTGAGCCCATCCTGCAGCTAA
- the LOC101756269 gene encoding serine carboxypeptidase-like 51 → MAFGGITAVFWLLVLTQVHGGASLSSGTADGMERWGYVEVRPKAHIFWWYIQSLQRVPSPMKPWPTILWLQGGPGQSGIGLGNFAEIGPLDVDLNPRNSTWLQKADLIFVENPVGVGFSYVDDLSALAKTDLQAAKDLAELLKELAKEIPTLQSSPLFLVGESYGGKLAAKTGVLVARAIRAGTLELTLGGVVLGDSWISPDDYALSYPWLLEGVSRLDDNAVGKGIMMAVKVKQQMAAGQFVAAYTTWVNLLDMIDSRSGSVNMENFMLDTTVSSVLSDSAARPLLLPGNSQAANNGSNKVSDTVNGFLKQKFKIIPKDFIWQQVSLQVFDALANDFMKPAINEVDELLSYGVNVTVYNGQYDVICSTLGAEAWVKRLKWDGLHNFLSLPRKPLHYCHPYYLTNGFVRSYKNLHFYWILGAGHTVPVDRPCTALYMISSIVQSPAN, encoded by the exons ATGGCGTTCGGAGGCATCACTGCTGTTTTCTGGCTCCTCGTCCTCACCCAAGTTCATGGCGGGGCTTCCCTTTCCTCTGGAACAGCAGACGGCATGGAACGCTGGGGCTACGTGGAAGTCCGGCCAA AAGCGCACATATTCTGGTGGTACATCCAGAGCCTGCAGCGGGTGCCATCGCCCATGAAACCATGGCCAACTATCCTCTGGCTTCAAGGCGGCCCA GGACAATCAGGTATAGGGCTGGGTAACTTCGCAGAGATTGGGCCTCTTGACGTCGACCTCAACCCACGCAATTCGACGTGGTTGCAGAAGGCCGATCTCATTTTTGTG GAGAACCCGGTCGGTGTTGGATTCAGCTACGTGGACGACCTAAGCGCGCTGGCGAAGACCGACTTGCAGGCGGCCAAGGACTTGGCTGAGCTCCTAaaggagctcgccaaggagatacCCACACTACAGAGTAGCCCTCTGTTCCTAGTCGGCGAGTCCTATGGCGGCAAGCTCGCTGCTAAGACCGGCGTCTTGGTTGCAAGGGCCATCCGCGCTGGCACTCTCGAGCTCACGCTTGGAG GTGTTGTGCTCGGTGATAGCTGGATATCGCCGGACGATTATGCG CTGTCGTATCCCTGGCTTCTGGAGGGCGTCTCCAGGCTGGATGACAACGCCGTGGGCAAGGGCATCAT GATGGCTGTGAAGGTGAAGCAGCAGATGGCGGCGGGACAGTTCGTGGCAGCTTATACCACGTGGGTTAATTTGCTCGATATGATCGACTCCAGGAGCGGCAGCGTT AATATGGAGAACTTCATGCTTGATACCACCGTGAGCTCGGTGTTATCAGACTCAGCCGCACGACCATTGTTGTTACCAGGCAACAGCCAGGCGGCTAACAATGGTTCCAACAAGGTCAGCGACACTGTAAACGGGTTCCTCAAGCAAAAGTTTAAGATAATCCCCAAAGATTTCAT CTGGCAACAAGTGTCTCTGCAGGTGTTTGACGCTCTGGCCAACGACTTCATGAAGCCAGCGATCAATGAG GTTGATGAGCTGCTGTCCTATGGAGTGAACGTGACGGTGTACAACGGACAG TACGATGTGATCTGCTCAACACTCGGCGCAGAAGCATGGGTGAAGAGGCTCAA GTGGGATGGGCTGCATAACTTCTTGAGCCTGCCGAGGAAGCCTCTGCATTACTGCCACCCTTACTATCTCACTAACGGCTTTGTCCGATCATACAAGAACCTGCATTTCTATTGGATCCTCGGAGCTGGACACACG GTTCCTGTGGACAGGCCTTGTACTGCACTGTACATGATCAGCAGCATAGTGCAGTCTCCAGCCAATTAA